In the Opitutaceae bacterium genome, one interval contains:
- a CDS encoding biotin/lipoyl-containing protein, which yields MKYIATIGENAYTISIDGQDTVKIDDRAVPIDMQASTDGTLHSLLINGRSHAVRLQANEDCYRVQIGGEIYEVVVEDERTHRLAGVKSALGGQAGEVVIKAPMPGVIVETSVAAGDTVTKGQTLVVLESMKMHNEFKAPKDGTIHALRVKKGDKVDKNAVMLTLH from the coding sequence ATGAAATACATAGCCACCATCGGCGAGAATGCCTATACCATCAGTATCGATGGTCAGGATACCGTGAAGATCGATGATCGGGCCGTCCCGATCGACATGCAGGCCTCGACCGACGGCACCCTGCACAGCCTCCTCATCAACGGGCGCTCCCATGCCGTCCGCCTCCAGGCCAATGAAGACTGCTACCGGGTGCAGATCGGCGGCGAGATCTATGAAGTCGTGGTCGAGGACGAGCGCACCCACCGCCTGGCCGGGGTGAAGAGCGCCCTCGGCGGACAAGCCGGTGAGGTCGTGATCAAGGCGCCCATGCCCGGGGTGATCGTCGAAACGTCCGTGGCGGCCGGCGACACCGTGACCAAAGGCCAGACCCTCGTCGTCCTCGAGTCGATGAAGATGCACAACGAGTTCAAAGCGCCCAAGGACGGGACCATCCACGCTCTCCGGGTGAAAAAGGGCGACAAAGTCGACAAGAACGCCGTCATGCTGACTCTGCACTGA
- a CDS encoding alpha/beta fold hydrolase, whose protein sequence is MTETKSPEETASEWQDSVIEEGFANLRRLAAMPFVFEKARKVRKGVTPCEVVYEEDKAKLFHYIGSDKPKYKTPLLFVFALVNRPYIFDLKEGRSVIAQFVNAGFDVYLLDWGVPNQAERYLTPDDYINGYLLNAVDYLRERCDCAKTSLLGYCMGGTIATMFTAMHQGLVKNLLTLAAGIDFSTREGLINLWTDPE, encoded by the coding sequence ATGACTGAAACAAAATCACCCGAAGAAACCGCCTCGGAATGGCAGGATTCCGTGATCGAGGAGGGTTTCGCCAATCTGCGGCGCCTGGCCGCCATGCCCTTTGTCTTTGAGAAGGCCCGCAAGGTCCGCAAAGGCGTGACGCCCTGCGAGGTCGTCTACGAGGAGGACAAAGCCAAGCTCTTCCATTACATCGGAAGCGATAAGCCGAAGTACAAGACACCGCTGCTCTTTGTCTTCGCGCTGGTCAATCGGCCGTACATTTTCGATTTGAAGGAAGGCCGCAGCGTCATCGCCCAGTTCGTCAATGCCGGCTTCGATGTCTATCTGCTCGACTGGGGTGTGCCCAATCAGGCCGAGCGCTACCTGACGCCGGACGACTATATCAACGGGTATCTGCTCAACGCGGTCGATTACCTGCGGGAACGCTGCGATTGCGCCAAGACCAGCCTGCTCGGCTATTGCATGGGCGGAACGATCGCGACCATGTTCACCGCCATGCACCAGGGGCTGGTCAAGAACCTGCTCACCCTTGCTGCCGGGATCGATTTCTCAACCCGCGAAGGGTTGATCAATCTCTGGACGGATCCGGAGTAG
- a CDS encoding thiolase family protein — protein sequence MIKDTYLAGCVRTPVGSFGGALESVSAVDLGVASVQATLKRTGVDPGQVESVLYGNVVGASLGPNPARQVGIKAGFDPSVGAVTVNKLCGSGMMSIIMASQAIQCGDAGVLMAGGTESMSRAPYLLEKARTGYRLGNGEIYDSLLRDALIDAYDGCHMGVCAENLADRYKFSREEQDDYAIESYRRALAAAASGEVKDEMVPVEVQSRKGTVTVEQDEEPARFNEAKFRTLRGAFRKEGTVTAGNASSINDGAGSTLVLSKDKLDQLGVKADARILGYSVHSLEPAWFTLGPIGAVQKLMKQLNLTVDQVDVFEVNEAFSVVPLAAMRDVGIPHDKLNLFGGAVAIGHPIGASGVRVLATLINVMRKRGGKIGIASLCIGGGEGIAMAIELC from the coding sequence ATGATAAAGGATACCTATCTCGCCGGGTGCGTCCGCACACCGGTGGGAAGCTTTGGTGGGGCCCTCGAGTCGGTTTCGGCCGTCGACCTGGGCGTCGCCTCTGTCCAGGCAACCCTCAAACGGACTGGAGTGGACCCGGGCCAGGTCGAGTCGGTTCTCTACGGCAATGTAGTGGGTGCCTCTCTCGGTCCCAATCCGGCCCGTCAGGTCGGAATCAAGGCCGGCTTCGACCCGTCGGTCGGCGCCGTCACCGTCAACAAGCTCTGCGGCTCGGGCATGATGTCGATCATCATGGCCTCCCAGGCGATCCAGTGCGGCGATGCCGGAGTCCTCATGGCCGGCGGGACCGAAAGCATGTCCCGTGCGCCTTATCTCCTGGAGAAGGCTCGGACCGGCTACCGGCTGGGCAATGGTGAGATCTACGACTCGCTCCTGCGTGACGCCCTCATCGATGCCTACGACGGCTGCCATATGGGCGTCTGTGCGGAGAACCTGGCCGACAGATACAAGTTCTCCCGTGAGGAGCAGGACGACTACGCGATCGAGAGCTACAGGCGGGCTTTGGCCGCGGCTGCCAGCGGCGAAGTCAAGGACGAGATGGTTCCGGTCGAAGTCCAATCCCGCAAGGGCACGGTCACGGTCGAACAGGACGAGGAGCCGGCCCGCTTCAACGAGGCCAAGTTCCGGACCCTGCGGGGTGCTTTCCGCAAGGAAGGCACGGTCACGGCCGGCAATGCCTCAAGTATCAACGACGGGGCGGGCTCGACCCTGGTCCTCTCGAAGGACAAGCTGGATCAGCTCGGCGTAAAGGCCGATGCGAGGATCCTCGGCTACTCGGTCCATTCCCTTGAGCCGGCCTGGTTCACTCTGGGTCCGATCGGGGCGGTCCAGAAGCTGATGAAGCAGCTCAACCTGACCGTCGACCAGGTGGACGTCTTCGAGGTCAACGAGGCGTTTTCGGTTGTTCCGCTCGCCGCGATGCGCGATGTGGGCATCCCGCACGACAAACTCAACCTCTTTGGCGGCGCCGTCGCGATCGGGCATCCGATCGGGGCCAGCGGTGTCCGGGTGCTGGCCACCCTGATCAACGTCATGCGCAAGCGTGGCGGCAAGATCGGGATCGCCTCCCTCTGCATCGGTGGCGGTGAAGGCATCGCCATGGCCATCGAACTCTGCTGA
- a CDS encoding polyhydroxyalkanoate synthesis regulator DNA-binding domain-containing protein, translated as MGDSKTKDKSGEGPVEIRKYPNRRYYNTRESRHITLQEICDLVRDGHDIRVTDSKSGEDITGAVLTQILLELESPKLAFFPVSLLQHLIRINTGFLDHFTESYFRQAFASFGLGGKGWPGGFGVGAKPPAMPGTAAWADLFGGFFPGARPESEPAPVPDELRVDDPAGDSVADLRDEIEALHRKLEKLEKRGNRAK; from the coding sequence ATGGGTGATTCCAAAACGAAAGACAAAAGCGGCGAGGGGCCGGTCGAGATCCGCAAGTACCCCAACCGCCGTTACTACAACACACGGGAGAGCCGGCACATCACCCTTCAGGAGATCTGCGACCTGGTCCGCGACGGCCACGATATCCGGGTGACCGACAGCAAGTCCGGAGAGGATATCACCGGGGCGGTGCTCACCCAGATTCTCCTGGAACTGGAATCGCCCAAACTGGCCTTTTTTCCTGTCAGTCTGCTCCAGCATCTCATTCGCATCAACACGGGGTTTCTCGATCATTTCACCGAATCCTATTTCCGCCAGGCCTTCGCCTCATTCGGTCTTGGAGGCAAGGGATGGCCCGGCGGATTCGGAGTGGGTGCCAAACCGCCCGCCATGCCGGGGACGGCGGCCTGGGCGGATCTCTTCGGTGGCTTTTTCCCGGGTGCCAGGCCCGAATCCGAGCCGGCGCCGGTGCCGGATGAACTCCGGGTGGACGATCCTGCGGGCGATTCGGTTGCGGATTTGCGAGATGAAATCGAGGCACTTCACCGGAAGCTGGAAAAACTCGAAAAACGGGGAAATCGCGCCAAATAA
- a CDS encoding SDR family NAD(P)-dependent oxidoreductase, with amino-acid sequence MNIKDQVAVITGAAGGIGRALSQELINRGALAIGVVDASPAALEVADALNRKNGKKAAKAYVGDTTDEAFRKQVFADLRTHYKHPTICVPAAAITRDDLAVRVHKETHKAAIYPIELFRKVTEVNFIAPIYWALETVAGIAEDRSAAGLKRWTPDEEMQGTIILIGSIASSGNKGQISYSSAKAGLEGAAATLTMEAIYHGVRCGVLHPGFTDTPMVRALGEEYIRTKVLPQTQLGRLIKPEEIADAICFMIGNSAVSGQLWADAGWRPAV; translated from the coding sequence ATGAATATCAAAGACCAAGTTGCTGTCATCACAGGAGCGGCCGGAGGCATCGGCCGTGCCCTTTCCCAGGAATTGATCAACCGGGGCGCCCTCGCCATCGGTGTGGTCGATGCCAGCCCGGCCGCCCTTGAGGTGGCCGATGCACTCAACAGGAAGAACGGAAAGAAAGCGGCCAAGGCCTACGTCGGCGACACCACCGATGAGGCCTTCCGCAAACAGGTCTTTGCCGATCTCCGCACGCATTACAAACACCCAACCATCTGCGTCCCCGCCGCCGCCATCACCCGCGACGACCTCGCCGTCCGGGTCCACAAGGAAACCCACAAGGCGGCCATCTACCCGATCGAGTTGTTCCGCAAAGTGACCGAGGTCAACTTCATAGCCCCGATCTACTGGGCGCTGGAGACCGTGGCAGGCATCGCCGAAGACCGGTCCGCCGCCGGACTCAAACGCTGGACGCCGGATGAGGAGATGCAGGGAACCATCATCCTGATCGGTTCGATCGCCTCAAGTGGCAACAAGGGGCAGATCTCCTACTCGTCGGCCAAGGCCGGGCTGGAAGGCGCGGCCGCCACCCTGACCATGGAAGCCATCTACCACGGTGTCCGCTGCGGCGTTCTCCACCCGGGCTTTACCGACACCCCGATGGTCCGGGCGCTCGGCGAGGAATACATACGGACCAAAGTCCTCCCCCAGACCCAGCTCGGCCGCCTGATCAAACCTGAGGAGATCGCCGACGCCATCTGCTTCATGATTGGCAATTCGGCCGTATCCGGTCAGCTCTGGGCCGACGCCGGTTGGCGTCCGGCGGTCTGA
- a CDS encoding beta-ketoacyl-ACP reductase: protein MKELSGKTAFVTGGTRGIGRAICVALAEAGANIGFNYNTSDEQAKSLVDHLTTKLKVKAEAYKVNIADEDAVKEMVTRVTAAFGPISILVNNAGINRDKSFIRMTRAMWDEVLGVNLNGPFNVTNALLPGMIEQGWGRIINIASMGGQTGNFGQANYTVTKGGLIAFTMTLAREVARKGVTVNAVSPGYTETDMTKGMPDAVREQVRQMIPMGRMGEPEEIAHAVTFLSGNRSSYITGQVISVNGGMYM from the coding sequence ATGAAAGAACTGAGCGGTAAGACCGCATTTGTCACCGGGGGCACCCGAGGCATCGGCCGCGCCATCTGCGTGGCCCTCGCCGAAGCGGGCGCCAACATCGGATTCAACTACAACACGTCGGACGAGCAGGCCAAGTCCCTCGTGGACCACCTCACAACCAAGCTCAAGGTCAAAGCCGAAGCCTACAAGGTCAACATCGCGGACGAGGATGCCGTCAAGGAGATGGTCACCCGGGTGACGGCCGCCTTCGGCCCGATCAGCATCCTCGTCAACAACGCGGGAATCAATCGGGACAAGTCCTTCATCCGGATGACCCGCGCCATGTGGGACGAGGTTCTCGGCGTCAATCTGAACGGCCCGTTCAACGTGACCAACGCCCTCCTCCCGGGCATGATTGAGCAGGGCTGGGGTCGGATCATCAACATCGCCTCGATGGGCGGGCAGACCGGCAATTTCGGGCAGGCCAATTATACGGTGACCAAGGGCGGACTCATCGCCTTCACCATGACCCTGGCCCGCGAGGTCGCACGAAAAGGTGTCACGGTCAACGCCGTCTCCCCGGGCTACACCGAGACCGACATGACCAAGGGCATGCCCGATGCGGTCCGGGAGCAGGTCAGGCAGATGATCCCCATGGGGCGCATGGGCGAACCTGAAGAAATCGCCCACGCCGTCACCTTCCTCTCCGGTAACCGCTCAAGCTACATCACCGGGCAGGTAATCTCCGTCAACGGCGGCATGTACATGTGA
- a CDS encoding ArsA family ATPase: MLFSGKGGVGKTTVAAATGLASARRGSRVLVLSLDLAHSLSDAFGLDRSLFDQGKGRPTPVADNLEIQEIDVQQEVEDRWHDAGNVFSLLLASTGIHDALAEDLVLMPGMEDLITLLYLNQHARDSRYDLIVIDCPPTGDSLRFISMPKTLEWYVRKRFGMTPGGDPKPGSADASGRGLMELYRGLAGVDALLQDSTRTSVRLVTTPERVVLRETQRAFMYFSLYGLVTDRVVANRVFPRSTAMAARNRSQKTLLAEMEDLFAPVPVSRVPFYHDEVIGQASLARMATDLYGTGDPGEPGPSRPSFQLETDGGRPVLSVSIPFTRKSDLTLHREGEHLIVRIGSFKRHIPLPRELLRTQILHAKVESGRLHIEFDRSIPTG, encoded by the coding sequence CTGCTATTCTCCGGCAAAGGTGGTGTCGGCAAGACCACCGTCGCCGCCGCCACCGGGTTGGCTTCAGCCCGGAGGGGGTCGCGCGTCCTCGTCCTTTCCCTCGATCTGGCCCACAGCCTCTCCGATGCGTTCGGACTCGATCGGTCTCTCTTTGATCAGGGCAAGGGTCGGCCCACGCCGGTCGCAGACAACCTGGAGATCCAGGAAATCGACGTCCAACAGGAGGTCGAGGATCGCTGGCATGATGCCGGAAACGTCTTCTCGCTGCTGCTTGCTTCGACTGGCATCCATGACGCTCTGGCTGAAGACCTTGTGCTCATGCCGGGGATGGAGGACCTCATCACCCTCCTCTACCTCAATCAGCACGCCCGGGACAGCCGCTACGACCTCATCGTCATCGATTGCCCTCCGACCGGAGATTCCCTGCGATTCATCAGCATGCCCAAGACCCTTGAATGGTATGTCCGCAAACGTTTCGGCATGACGCCCGGTGGCGATCCGAAGCCCGGCTCCGCCGACGCGTCGGGCCGAGGGTTGATGGAACTCTATCGTGGCCTGGCCGGTGTCGATGCCCTCCTCCAGGACTCCACCCGGACCAGCGTCCGGCTTGTGACGACCCCTGAACGCGTTGTTCTCAGGGAAACCCAACGCGCGTTCATGTATTTCAGTCTCTACGGTCTGGTCACCGACCGGGTCGTGGCCAACCGCGTTTTTCCCCGATCCACCGCCATGGCGGCACGGAACCGCTCGCAGAAGACCCTCCTGGCCGAAATGGAGGATCTCTTCGCCCCGGTCCCGGTGAGCCGGGTGCCTTTCTATCACGACGAGGTGATCGGCCAGGCTTCCCTGGCGCGAATGGCGACCGACCTCTACGGCACGGGAGATCCGGGCGAGCCCGGGCCGTCACGTCCCTCCTTCCAATTGGAAACCGATGGTGGAAGACCCGTTCTATCGGTCTCCATCCCGTTCACCAGAAAGAGCGACCTGACCCTTCACCGTGAAGGCGAACACCTGATCGTCAGAATCGGCAGTTTCAAACGGCATATCCCTCTCCCACGGGAACTATTGAGAACACAGATCTTGCATGCGAAGGTGGAGAGCGGTAGACTTCACATCGAATTCGACCGGAGCATTCCGACCGGTTGA
- a CDS encoding SDR family oxidoreductase: protein MATKENVDDRQPRVGSPDGLDGKHVLIYGPFRQIARAITLAALRSGARVTLLTGGPDTEAEAFCRDPHARDSARQHRACSLDHPDEIHLCLATISEEFGPVDVLINQEESGTDRKQPSLLQQTWDELTGGHFAGQLRLTMEVVPTMKERSWGRIIHLGCEPTQRKEYGLPHLHSARGPLASMTINLALQLARHGITVNAVSPGYIDSGTAPDDTDPIHDLIIHSTPMSRPGRPGEVADAVLFLASPGASYITGQVIAVNGGLTM, encoded by the coding sequence ATGGCCACAAAAGAAAATGTCGACGACCGCCAACCCAGGGTTGGCTCACCTGATGGACTGGACGGCAAACACGTCCTCATCTACGGCCCCTTCCGCCAGATCGCGCGTGCCATCACATTGGCTGCCCTTCGGTCCGGTGCCCGGGTCACCCTTCTGACCGGGGGGCCGGACACGGAGGCCGAAGCCTTCTGCCGGGATCCTCACGCCAGGGACTCTGCGCGTCAGCACCGGGCCTGCAGTCTCGATCATCCAGACGAAATCCACTTGTGTCTGGCCACAATCAGTGAGGAATTCGGCCCGGTCGACGTCCTCATCAATCAAGAGGAATCCGGAACCGACCGCAAGCAGCCCAGTCTCCTCCAGCAGACATGGGACGAACTCACCGGCGGTCATTTTGCCGGCCAGTTGCGCCTGACGATGGAAGTTGTGCCGACAATGAAGGAGAGATCCTGGGGTCGAATCATCCATCTGGGATGTGAACCGACGCAGCGCAAGGAGTACGGACTTCCGCATCTGCACTCGGCACGAGGTCCACTTGCCTCCATGACGATCAATCTGGCCCTTCAACTCGCCAGGCACGGAATCACGGTCAACGCGGTTTCCCCGGGCTATATCGACAGCGGAACGGCGCCGGACGATACGGATCCGATTCACGACCTCATCATTCATTCCACCCCGATGTCCCGGCCCGGCCGACCCGGTGAGGTCGCCGATGCCGTCCTCTTCCTCGCCAGTCCGGGCGCCTCCTACATCACGGGTCAGGTCATCGCCGTGAACGGCGGTCTCACGATGTGA
- a CDS encoding succinate CoA transferase: MKGKISRITADEAAAYINDGDTVGFSGFTPAGSAKIVPAAIARRATAEHEAGRRFQIGVMTGASTGPSLDGVLAKADAISWRTPYQSDKDLRRGINEGRVRFFDMHLSALPQQVRYGFLGPVDCAVVEAAEVTESGEIILTSSVGATPTFCREAKKIIVELNAKYPAELRGLHDIYEPLDPPHRREIPIYSPSDRIGEPFIKVDPAKIVGIVETNVLDESSVFTPLNETTAQIGRNVADFLASELTSGRMPREFLPIQSGVGNVANAVLGALGEHPDSPPFQMYTEVVQDAVIALMRKGRVRFASTTALTLRTELIDTIYNHLPFFKKRLLLRPQEITNNPEIVRRLGIISINTALEVDLFGNVNSTHVMGRSLMNGIGGSGDYTRNAFVSIFICPSTAKNNLISTIVPMVSHMDHSEHSVQVIITENGVADLRGKSPAERAWLIADRCADRDYRNELLGYFYHIRDGHTPQTLAAAYAMHQQFMQSGSMKGVVWDDYFGVA, translated from the coding sequence ATGAAAGGTAAGATTTCCAGAATAACGGCTGACGAAGCGGCGGCCTATATCAACGACGGCGACACCGTCGGGTTCAGCGGGTTTACCCCCGCCGGTTCGGCCAAGATCGTCCCCGCGGCAATTGCCAGGCGGGCCACCGCCGAGCACGAGGCGGGGCGACGGTTTCAGATCGGTGTCATGACCGGGGCCTCGACCGGTCCGTCACTTGATGGTGTTCTCGCCAAGGCCGACGCCATTTCGTGGCGGACACCTTACCAATCCGACAAGGACTTGCGGCGCGGCATCAACGAGGGGCGGGTGCGGTTCTTCGACATGCATCTCTCGGCGTTGCCCCAGCAGGTTCGTTACGGGTTCCTCGGACCGGTCGACTGCGCCGTGGTCGAGGCCGCCGAAGTGACGGAGTCCGGGGAAATCATTCTGACCTCGTCCGTCGGGGCGACCCCGACTTTCTGTCGCGAGGCCAAGAAGATCATCGTCGAACTCAATGCGAAGTACCCGGCTGAGCTGCGGGGGTTGCACGACATCTACGAGCCGCTCGATCCCCCTCACCGGCGGGAGATCCCCATCTACTCTCCGTCGGATCGAATCGGGGAACCCTTCATCAAGGTTGATCCGGCCAAGATCGTCGGAATCGTTGAGACGAATGTCCTCGATGAGAGTTCCGTCTTCACTCCGCTCAACGAGACAACCGCCCAGATCGGTCGCAATGTCGCTGATTTTCTGGCCAGCGAGCTCACGTCGGGTCGCATGCCCAGGGAGTTTCTCCCGATTCAATCGGGTGTGGGCAATGTGGCCAACGCGGTTCTGGGCGCCCTGGGGGAGCATCCGGACAGTCCCCCGTTCCAGATGTACACCGAGGTGGTGCAGGACGCAGTCATCGCCCTGATGCGCAAGGGCCGGGTCCGTTTCGCCAGCACGACCGCCCTGACGTTGCGGACGGAACTGATCGACACGATCTACAACCACCTGCCCTTCTTCAAGAAGCGGCTGCTCCTGCGTCCCCAGGAAATCACCAACAACCCCGAGATTGTCCGGCGCCTCGGTATCATCTCCATCAATACAGCGCTTGAGGTTGACCTCTTCGGCAACGTCAATTCCACCCATGTCATGGGGCGGAGCCTGATGAACGGGATCGGCGGTTCGGGCGACTATACCCGCAATGCCTTTGTCTCCATCTTCATCTGTCCGTCGACGGCGAAGAACAACCTGATCAGCACGATCGTTCCGATGGTCTCGCATATGGACCACAGCGAGCACTCGGTCCAGGTGATCATCACGGAAAACGGGGTGGCCGATCTCCGTGGAAAATCGCCGGCCGAACGGGCCTGGTTGATCGCCGACCGCTGTGCCGATCGGGATTATCGAAACGAATTGCTGGGGTATTTTTACCATATTCGGGATGGACACACTCCGCAGACCCTGGCCGCCGCCTATGCCATGCATCAGCAGTTCATGCAGTCCGGCTCGATGAAGGGCGTGGTCTGGGACGACTATTTCGGGGTGGCCTGA
- a CDS encoding sodium ion-translocating decarboxylase subunit beta, with amino-acid sequence MIEGLLSFFRDSGFGLVTWQMLVMWVVVGVLLYLAIAKGFEPLLLVPIAFGALLANLPTRGLISVETNEQGVTETSWFNVESQVLHQESVIVDGGDAVAQHTKVKRIEGGLFDFISQGIKVEIFPPLIFMGVGALTDFGPLIANPRTLLLGGAAQFGVLFTFIGSILFGFTANQAASIGIIGGADGPTAIFLSNKLAPELLGAIAVAAYSYMALVPMIQPPIMRLLTTKKERKIRMKKLRPVGKMEKLVFALLVTIVCILLVPDASPLIAMLMLGNFLRECGVTQRLLSAAQNEIINVVTIFLGTSVGLTMQGSRFLQFETIKIILLGVIAFSVSTAAGVIAAKIMNLFSRKNPINPLIGSAGVSAVPMAARVSQIEGQRADPNNFLLMHAMGPNVAGVIGTAVIAGYFISTLGS; translated from the coding sequence ATGATTGAAGGCCTGCTCAGTTTCTTCAGGGATTCCGGCTTCGGCCTGGTGACCTGGCAAATGCTCGTCATGTGGGTCGTCGTCGGCGTCCTGCTCTATCTGGCCATTGCCAAAGGATTCGAGCCACTCCTCCTGGTGCCGATCGCCTTTGGGGCACTCCTGGCAAACCTGCCGACCCGCGGGCTCATCAGTGTGGAAACCAATGAACAGGGGGTGACGGAAACCTCCTGGTTCAATGTGGAGTCGCAGGTGCTTCATCAGGAATCCGTCATCGTCGACGGAGGTGACGCAGTCGCTCAACACACCAAGGTCAAGCGGATCGAGGGAGGTTTGTTCGACTTCATTTCCCAGGGAATCAAGGTCGAGATTTTCCCACCCCTCATTTTCATGGGGGTCGGTGCATTGACCGACTTCGGTCCCCTGATCGCCAATCCGAGAACGCTTCTGCTGGGCGGGGCCGCGCAGTTCGGCGTTCTCTTCACCTTCATCGGGTCGATCCTCTTCGGTTTCACCGCAAATCAGGCGGCGAGCATCGGGATCATCGGGGGCGCTGACGGCCCGACCGCGATTTTCCTCAGCAACAAGCTTGCACCCGAGCTCCTCGGAGCGATCGCCGTGGCGGCCTACAGTTACATGGCGCTGGTCCCGATGATCCAGCCCCCGATCATGCGATTGCTGACCACGAAGAAGGAACGGAAGATACGCATGAAGAAGCTGCGACCGGTAGGGAAGATGGAGAAACTCGTCTTTGCCCTTCTGGTCACGATTGTCTGCATCCTCCTGGTGCCGGATGCCTCGCCCCTGATCGCCATGCTCATGCTGGGCAATTTCCTGCGCGAGTGCGGAGTCACCCAGCGCCTCCTTTCGGCCGCACAGAACGAGATCATCAACGTGGTGACGATCTTCCTGGGGACGAGTGTCGGTTTGACCATGCAGGGCAGCCGTTTCCTTCAATTTGAGACGATCAAGATCATCCTGCTCGGCGTCATTGCCTTTTCCGTTTCGACCGCGGCCGGAGTGATCGCCGCCAAGATCATGAATCTGTTCAGCCGGAAGAATCCCATCAATCCGCTGATCGGTTCGGCAGGGGTTTCCGCGGTGCCGATGGCGGCGCGGGTGTCTCAGATCGAAGGCCAGCGCGCGGATCCCAACAACTTCCTGCTCATGCACGCCATGGGGCCGAATGTGGCAGGGGTTATCGGCACAGCGGTCATTGCCGGTTATTTCATATCGACGTTGGGGTCCTGA
- a CDS encoding biotin/lipoyl-containing protein: MIRKLRITVAGKAYDVMVEALDDEGHPASSGSGAGARIASAPVSAPVSTPPARPAVSAAAGAVVSPLAGKVVSISVKAGDVVKEGDTVVVLEAMKMNTLVTALGAGRVSEILVKPGDAVEEGQALVNIS; encoded by the coding sequence ATGATCCGAAAACTGCGTATTACCGTGGCCGGCAAGGCCTACGACGTCATGGTCGAAGCCCTCGATGATGAGGGTCATCCGGCTTCCTCCGGATCCGGAGCGGGAGCCCGAATTGCCAGTGCGCCCGTCTCGGCGCCGGTATCGACGCCGCCCGCCCGCCCGGCCGTCTCCGCGGCGGCCGGAGCGGTTGTCAGCCCGCTGGCCGGAAAGGTTGTCTCGATCTCGGTAAAGGCTGGCGACGTAGTCAAGGAGGGCGACACGGTTGTCGTCCTCGAAGCAATGAAGATGAACACCTTGGTCACCGCGCTGGGCGCGGGCAGGGTCTCCGAGATCCTGGTCAAGCCGGGAGATGCCGTTGAGGAGGGGCAGGCGTTGGTCAACATCAGTTGA
- a CDS encoding OadG family protein, producing MILASIETSFWEDVNFQLVGFMIVMITLAGLWIALELIGMFFKSAASRQAQAAVPATASVEEETDPELYAVVAAAIDTVVSQPHQIVSISPHSSSGGGQSAWSTEGRKDIYRSHTIR from the coding sequence ATGATCCTTGCATCCATCGAGACCAGTTTCTGGGAGGACGTGAACTTCCAGTTGGTCGGTTTCATGATCGTCATGATCACCCTGGCGGGTCTCTGGATCGCCCTCGAGCTCATCGGCATGTTCTTCAAATCGGCGGCGAGCCGCCAGGCTCAGGCCGCGGTTCCCGCGACTGCCTCGGTGGAGGAAGAAACGGATCCGGAATTGTATGCCGTCGTTGCTGCGGCCATCGATACGGTTGTCAGCCAACCTCATCAGATCGTCTCGATCAGTCCTCACAGCAGTTCCGGCGGAGGCCAATCGGCCTGGTCAACCGAGGGCCGCAAGGACATCTATCGCTCCCATACCATTCGCTAA